The genomic region CGGGGGTGTGCggagggcaggctgggctgtccccagcactgacccGCTCCCGCAGCACCCCACGCACCCGCTGGCTGTGTACCACGTCTCGGGGGAGTTCGCCATGCTGTGGCACGGGGCGCAGGCCGGCGCCTTCAGCCTGGAGGCGGCGGTGCAGGAGGCGATCACGGCCTTCAGGCGCGCAGGTGAGGCTGCgacccccgtgtccccctctCTATGCCCCGTGTGTCCCCGGGCTGGCTCCAGCGTCTCGTCTCTCCGCAGGGGCCGACATCATCATCACCTACTTCACACCGCAGCTGCTGCGCTGGCTGCGGGAGGCGGCGGGCCGGCAGTGAGCGCGGCCATTGCGGCCGGGGCGGGAATTCCGGGATGGGAGGGAATTCCGGTAGGGGCGGGTTCTCCGGGATGGGAGGGAATTCCGGTAGGGGCGGGTTCTCCAGTAGGGGTGGCCCTTCCGGGCAGCGGCGCAGGTGGGCCCCGGCACTGCGCGCCCCCCcagcccgcagcccccgcgcACCGGGAGCTCGGCCCGGTGAGCGCCGGCACCGCCCCGCACCTCCGGGACCCGCGGGGACACCGCGAGCCTGCACCTGCGTTCCAGCGGTGCTCCCGCCCCCGACACCCCGGCTGTGTCCCCGGACGCCCTCCCCCGACACCCCGGCTGTGCCCCGGACGCCCTCCCCAGACTCCCTGGCCGTGCCCCTGACCCCCAGCCCGGGTGCAGCCCCGGTGTCCCAGTTCGCCCCGTCTGCGGCACCCACGTGGGGAGTGTCACTGCCCCGGCCTGGCAGACTTTGCCCCTGGCACTCGGAGCAGGGTTTGCCCTCCCTGCCGCCTCTCCGTGCTGACCCCAGAGGGGCCCTGAGCCCCGCCGGAGGGACACCAACGCTCGTACTGGGACGGACAAAAGGCCGGGGTGCCCGCAGCCCTCGGATGTGAGTGGCAGCGCGGGGCTCGGCGGTGTCCCCGGGCGCTGCCGAGGCCATGCTCAGGCTGCGCCTGCTGACGTGGGACGTGAAGGACACGCTGCTGCGGCTGCGGCAGCCCGTGGGCCAGAGCTACGCGGCCGAGGCTCgggcccaggggctgcaggtgcagcccGAGGCTCTGGGGCGCTCCTTCCGCGAGGTGTACGGAGCCCAGAGCCGGCGCTTCCCCAACTACGGCCACGGCCAGGGGCTCAGCTCCCGGCAGTGGTGGCTGGACGTTGTCAAACAGAGCTTCAGGCTCTCGGGCGTGCAGGATGAGGCAGCCCTGACGAAGCTGGCAGAGAAGCTTTACCGCGACTACTGCAGCTCCAacacctgggagctgctgccggGAGCCGCCGAGACCCTGAGCCGGTGCCGCCAGCTCGGCTTCCGCATGGGAGTGGTGTCCAACTTCGACAGGCGGCTGGAAGCCATCCTCTCGCACTGCAACCTGCGGCACCACTTCGAGTTCGTGCTCACCTCCGAGGCCGCGGGCTTCGCCAAGCCGGACGGGAGGATCTTCGAGCAGGCGCTGCGGctcggcggggcccggcccgaGCAGGCAGCTCACATCGGCGATGACTACAGCCGGGATTACCGGGCGGCCCGGGCCGCGGGCATGCACAGCTTCCTGCTGCGGGCGGCCGGGCAGGCCGAGGGGCCCGAGGTGCCCTCCGAGCACGTCCTGCCCACGCTCAGCCACCTCCTGGCTCGCATCGAGAAGGAGTAGCTGCGGTTCGGAGGggtccagtgctgctgccagtgctgaaCTGTCCTGACCTGAGATTTCTTGCTGCCAGGtgggcagggaagagcagcaagTCTGGGCTGCCCTATGGAGCAGGAGGAGTGTTCATgcaataaaacatttctgatgCCCAGCAGTGGAGCAGATGTGTTTCATGGCTCTAAGAACACCACAGAAGgtcagctgtggtgttttcccctaacagggctgggactgggtCACTGCAGAGGTTCATTctggcaggagatggaggcagaTACTGAGGTTTATCCCTTCTCACTCACCCCCAGGACAGGCCTAAACATCTCCCAGTGCAAGTGgtggccctgccccagggaagCTTTGCCCACACAGAGCACCCAGGACACCCCTGCCCAGGCCCTGCACCCTCAGTGTACCCCAGCTTTGCCACCTCACCAACATCCTCCCCAACAGCAGTaggcaggcaggaggtgccTGCAGGTCTCCTGCTGTGGGCAAAACAGCCTGGAGCCAGGCAATTTCACTCAATGAATTGCCAATTAACAAACTTTACTGATTCGGGTAGTGAGAAATAAAGATGACCCTTTAAAGATGATTTTAAACCCCTTTCTCTGGCTCAACTCCTGGCCTacacctcttcttcctccctgcctgctgccatcAGCTCCCCATGTTTGCACCATGTTACACTCAAACCCCACTGCCTTGGGACACTcagttttggtttctttctgcTGGTCTTTGCTTATTCCTCTGCCTGGACATGgccacagcccctcagcagtgcccctgTCCCAGCATGGTTCCCCCACAGGGGACAGCCCCCTGTGCtatccctgccctgcagtgggGTAGCTCCTTGCAGATGCGtctccagctgtgtcccagtcAGGGAATGccagaatcattaaggctggaaaagaccttaaggctggaaaacaccttAAGTCCAGTTGTTCCCCCAACACTGCCTAGGccaccattaaaccatgtcctcaagtgccacatccacaacGCCTTTTGAACCCTCCAGGGTTGGTGACTCCATCACTATcttgggcagcctctgccaggggctGACCACCCTTCCTTCCAGTGAAGGAATTTTCTCCATgatccaacctaaacctctcctggcacaacttgaaGCCATTCTCTCCTGTCCTTTCACCATTGcttggagcagagcctgacccccctggctcctccctcctgccaagGAGTTGTAGAGCACACTatgtccctttccatgggccTCCTCCCTGCCACTTCTCCATACATATCTCTCactatttctcctcttttttccagCCCACCAGCAGACTGGAAAGCTGCCTTTGGTGGGGCAGAAATCACACAATTCACCTAGGAGCAGCTGGCCCAGGCAGGCACTCCCAGACCGCTCACCCCAGCAGAGGATGTAGGCTCTGGGACGAgaggaaagctgcagagaacACACGAGGACAGGTGTAGTGTGAAGGCAGGTGTTGTCTGAAGGGCCCTGGAcacagcccacagccctgcccaggctcccttCCCCCGGGCACTgcacacacagtcacacacgGGGGCCGAGTGAGATGCTCTGGTGTGCCACGGCAAAGACAGGGAACACGGGCTCCAGGAAGGCCTGGCGGTGGGAGAAGAGGATGGTGCAGGAGTCGGGGTCATAGAAGAGCAGCTCCCCCCCTGCAAAGTCCAGCAGGACCCCGATCTCTGCCGGGGCCTTGATCAGCTCcacgggctggggctgccccgcgTGCAGGAACCGGAATTCTTTGTCGTAGCGTGAGAACACCCAGGAGGCGGCGTTGAAGCCCAGGCGGCCTTCGTTGGCAGAGCCCTTCCTGGGCACGGAGCTGTAGCACACCCCCAGCTtgtaggcacagctctgctccacgCTGACCTTCCAGGCACACACCCCCGAGTGGAAAGGAGCAGTGGCCAAAGCGTTGGGCCAGTGGTCAAAGCGCTCGGGGCAGCCCGAGTCCACCTTTGCTTTCTTGGGGCTGAAGGTCAGGGTTCTCTTGTCTTCTGACAGGCTGAGGTGAGGGCTCAGGGTTTTCTCATCGATGTGAATCTCCTGTGAGCCTGCAAGAGAAGCCATGTGATGAGCTCAGACGCAGTGGCCATCACCTGACCTGAAGTAGTCATGGCTGTGAGAAACACAAGCACAACCACCCTCTCCTCACACAGCACTCCTggggcccctctgctcctcggggtgacagtgctggggctcaggcTGAGTGCCAGAGCTTCTCCTCTCAGCCAGGGCCAGAACAAGGCAGAGACTCACCAAAGCCCAGACTCACCAGACACCTCTCCACCTTGCTCATCTTCCTCTGACCCTGGCCTGACACCCCACAGAACAGAACTTAGCAGGTTTGGCTCACCTCACTTTTGGGAGAGATCCAAACTTAGTTCCTGTCCTTTCCCACCCCCATGGTGGGTGAGCAGgacctggctgctcctcccccTGCCAGGGAAGCCAAGAGCCTGGCAAGCCTGGGAGGGCTGTGTGCAGAAAACCTGCAAAGCTGGAAAAACAGGACTGGAGAGGGCCGGGCAGGGAAATCTCTTTCATGCTACAAAGCCCCAGGTGTTGATCAACCCGCCctgaggtgctgggagcagcacagggagctggcacCAGGCTtagagctgagcctggctgtgACTGGATCTGGCTTAGCAGTGAAAGAAGAGGGTGCCCAGCTGCACAAACCCAGCCAGtagcagcccaggctggccagAGGACACAGCACCCACTGTGGGTCTGCACCTatacaaaatcatggaatcacaggacTGTcgaggttggaaaagatctctaagatcatggtgccctgccctggctgcatgCTTCCCCCTGAGACCCCTCTGTGGGTTTGCAGCTGTGGAACTGCAGAAGTGTGTCCCTCAGTCCCTAAATTTATGAAGCAGGGGTGAGGCTGATGCCCAGCAGACTCATCTGCTCCTGAGGAGACTCAGTTCCTGCCAGCAGGTgcccctcctggccctgccttCCCCCACCCTCACTTTATTAATTTTGGGTCTTAAACCACCATGGAAACAGGGCTGGAGGGGTGACTCAGtggctctgccatccctgccagcagctctacTGCATCATGCCAGTGCCAGCCATTGCCCAACACCTTCTGCTCAACatccagagcacagcacaatGAGCCCTTAAAGAACCAAAGGATGATCTCAACAGGgtcagcccagagcccagaccTGCTCCAGGACCCAGGTCAGCATCCCTCTAGCAGCaaacagcacccagcagcagcagcaatgctcCAGGGCTTCCTCAGGCTGCACCTGCCCAGGTGCTCCCTGGCAGATGAACAGAGGCTGAATTATCCCTGTGCAAATCAGTGCCATGCACCTGTGCATGTTAGATAGGAGTTATTGCAAGCAAGAGTGAGCCCAAAGAGGAGCTGAAGCCAGCACttccttcagcaggagctgccagcctcATTCATCTGATGATTTATTTCCCCACACAGCAGCCAAAGCTGAGCTCTCCACAGGGCTCGGGGCTGCCCAcgctgctgctgtgcagggcgGCTTTCCAGGaagccaaagctgctctgaattcatagaaaacacagcagcactgactttATCTTCCTCTGGCAGAAGGAGGGCACTAAACCTCCTGTTGTGTCACACACAGCTGACCTAGGGCTGCATCCTGGTGGCCCACAGCGCCCCAGTGAcacccacactgctctgctgtggagctgcagttCAGGGGAGCATCTGAGGGAGGGGAAGTGCTGGCAAAATAACAGCACAGTAATTCAGATCAGCAAATTTTGCCCCTCACACAAGTGTTTTGTCATGATTAAAGCTGGATTTTCACATATAATTCTGATGGATGATTCCACTGAATTCATCTCGCCCCCAagtctgttttctctgtgtccTGTATCCATCAGGGTGGCCTTGGGACATGAGGGATACTGGGACAATAAATTCCCATGGTTAACAGCTCTGGGAAGCACATTtgtgtgagctgcagcacatctggctgcttttaaaaatccaagtTCCCATGAACTGAGATCCCTCCAAAATCGGTGCCAGGAGATTTACATCATCTTGTGGTGCAAGGAAGAAGCTGCCAACCCCAAATAGAAGTGATGCAGAAGGCTGGATGCCAGGTGAAGGCATCAAAGGAATgatgtttatttttgaaagtgaaataGAGGcccttttgcagctgctttcCAAGTATTTTAGAGGTTATGGAGTGAGCCACCAAGGCttggaattttctgttttcaagcaAATAAACAAGAGAGCCACCTGCTCACCTGCCTTTGGGAGAAGGGACCACAGAGTGACACTTCACATTACTGTGTCTTAAGGCAAGCTCAGACCACTGCTGTTAATATTAAATCTCCAAGGCTTGGTCCAGGGTGGCCTGGGGACTGATGAGATCCACAAGGATACACCAGGCATCCTCAGCATGCAGTAATGACATGTGAAATGTAACCACacactcaaaaaaacccaaagagaaTGAAATTCCTGTGTAATAAGTGCATCAGCACGCCCACCACAAGAATCAAATGCCCTAAAGTCATTACATTTCACAAGGATACTGTTGGGAGAGGAATCCTTACAAAAATTCTGTCCCAGCAAAGGAAATTAGGGAGAGGGTTCCTGTTTGACTCCACAGCTCTGAACATTGAGAACCTGCTTCACTGATTCTTTCAGGAAGAACATCTTCACTGAATGGGCTGTTAAATAATGGAAGGGACTGCCCAGGTGGTGGAATGaccacccctggaggtgtccaaggcaCAACTGGAcctggcactcagtgctctgggctgggtgacaaggtggtgatCACAGGATGGACTGGATggtcttagaggtcttttccaacctgaacaactctgggattctgtgacacTGTCAATGCACCACTGCAGGGACtggcacagaatcacagagtgatctgggctggaagggaccctagTCCCaacccctgcagggacactttccTCAACTGCCAGCACTCAGAGATTCCAAAGAGGGAAATTAATCACAAAGAGAGAACACCAGAATTTGCAGTAAACACATGATGGTAGTGCTTGATAGGCATAGACTCTCAAGCTAATACTTCAAACCATGAGAGCAATAAAAGCCTGAAGTGCAGACTTTGGAGACGGGCctggaaacagggaaaaactGGAAACAGCTCGTCAGAATCACAGCAAGATGAGCAGAAATCAGAAGTTTGTACAGCAGCTTTGGAAAACCACACTTGGGATTGTTCACAAGGCAAATTATGAAGGATACTGTCAtctctgagaaacaaaaaatgcatttgaaatacTCTAACAACAGACTGAAGCCAGAGTAAAAGCAAACATTTCACAATCAGCCATTCAAGCACATCACAGCCAGGGGAAAAATGTCTTTCCCTGCTTAACACAGCCAGCACCAACCAGGTAAACCAGTCCCAGAGCCTGTCAGTGGCCTGGCCAATgcctcagctgcacagcaggggctgagccagAGCACAAACACCTCCAGAACCACCAGCTCGTGCAAGCCACAACCTCAGCCTGTGATCAGAACACTGCTCCATCTACTCACTGCCCCCTGCACTGGGCAGTATCACAGACATCCCCCAGAAGAAATCACCTTCCCAAAGTCCCCAGCAGCCCAATGCTAAACATTGTGAACAGAGATTTCTGTGACAGAGattcccacagcagcatcagctTTACTGCTGTCACCCAGAAACtcaggaaacagcaaaagaaaccACACAATGTTAAAGCCACAGAGCTGATAAAACACGTAATATTTTCAAACTCCAGTTCTTCCTCGAGCCACAACTGCTTGGAGCCACCCCAAcatctcccacagctgctgctgcctccctgaaTGGGCTCCAAGAAacaaggaggggctgggagagcagaggggcaggacaCAGCGAGAGGAAGTTTGGACACAGCAAGAGGAAGTTTGGACACAGCGTGAGGGAGCTTCTCTGGGCACAACACAAGAGAGGGTGCAGGAATCCCTGGAGCATGAGAGATCTGAGCAAGCCACTGACCTGTGAGGCAgtagagcacagcacaggcccaCAGTCGATGCAGCAGTGGACTCTGAACACAGCTCTGATTAAAGTTTAACTTCAGGGACTCCTGGGGCTCCAAGATTCCCTCCGCCAGCTCTGTCCtagcaaaggaaaacaggagcTGTTTCAAAATACAATGATTTATTGTACTGGGAGGTGTTTAAAAGATTACAAGGAGGTATGGCAGAGGTTAAAgaggagctctggctgcagagagaCCACAGCAGGGGTGTCTGGGCCAGCTCTCAGCCCGAGTGATACTTTCGGTTGGCTCTGCTCACAGTTCCTGGTGAAAGGGCTGCAGTGTTGTAAAACACATCCCAGCAGCCTGAGTCAACAGCTCCTCACTCAGCAGACACAGGGTAAATAAAtgtgtctgagagcagccaTCAGGGTACCAGGGGAGCACAATGAACAGGCAGAGAATCAGATTTCCTCTATTGCCACGGTCTGGGCACAGAGCAAGCCAGGACACCAGGTTtcacctgcacagagccagggcttTGCTGGCTCCTGTGGCTTGCAGAACTCCTGGTTGTGAGGacaggctgtggcacaggctgctggggatgtgctggggcACACTCCATACTCTCCACAGGCACAAATACCCCTACAGGCCCTCTGGGCAGCACAgtgcagccagggccagcaccctcacagcagccactgaaaTATATGActcaaataaaattaaatagattAAATAGAAACACAGCCACCAAGGTGCTTCCTCAGGAAGGGCAGCCCAGTGTCAGTGAtagggctgctggggacactgggacctGCAGCTGGCTCTCCCTGCCcgtgcagagctggggagatgCCGTGCCAGCCACCCCCTACACGGAGCACAGaccatcccagctgctgccaacagcctggcACAGGCCTGCTCCATCCCCCAGCAAGCCCTGGGGTTTTCTGAGGAGCTGCAAAAGTTCTCCCAGAAGCAAGGACTGCTGATCTGGGAAAGCACATGGAGCATCTCcaggtgcagcacagcacaaggaGCAGAGACAAGAGGCCACGCTGGCATCTCTGTTCTCTGTCCTTGTCCACAACAAAAGCAGCACGAGGGACAAAGGAGGTGTCATGGGGTGCCTGAGTcatggcacacagcacaggagctgtggggatgcaggtgtggagcaggagcagggaaagcttGGAGCAGGGTCAGGGAAAggaccaggagcagccaggtaCTGACCTCTCGAAGATCTCTTGTTCTGCACGCTGGGGACAAGGAGAGAAAGAATCATCAGAGCTTAAATCCCCACAGAAGACACCCCAAACACAGCAAGCCCAGGACCTGGGGAGCAGTGCTCCCTTCCTGACCCAGAGAAGCAACCCCTCACcccaaccccagccctggggagcagcaggagcatccaACATCCGTTTTCGTCACCTGCAGCATTCCCAACTCTGAAAATGAGTGGGAATGGCTGAAGGCAACACATTGCACATGTGGCTGGGACACtgtctgctgctccctctctgtccccaccccactagggcaggctgcaggaacagcctgtgctcccagcaaacaaccccagggctcccagcaaaggagggaggctgcagagggactaAGCCAAGAGTCAGGTGACCTCATGGTCAGTCCCACTTGTTTCTGTACCTGCTGGGCATCAGGCACTCTCAAGGTACAGCAAAGTGATAAGAAAATACCTGATCCCTGCTCAAATCCAAGCAGTGCACTTTGCATGCCTTCAGCTTTCCTGTGGCATGCCATGTGTTGATTCCAGATAGGCACAAGTAGCAACACTGACAGCACAAGGTGGAGAACACATGAAGCCCAAATTCCCTTCCAAAAGGAGAAACTGAGGGtgtggctgctctctgccacaggcagctcATGGATCCTGGTCTCCATCCTCTCCTCTTTATGGTGTAGCTACAGCCCAGCACACCAAGGTGCTGGGGCAGGATAGGAACTGCCTTTCCCACCAAAGGAGCATCTGCCCTCTTTCCATGGACTGGGTCTGTTTTCCAAGCCAAACCGCTGCTCCTCTCCTGACAAATTTACACATGGGAAGCAGAGGCTGAGCATGGTGGTGGCAAGGCAGAGGTCCTGCTCACATCTAAAATGAGAGGAATCACTTGGGTGAACCCAGATGATTCAATAACCAGAGAAGGAACTGAGCAAGGGGAAGCACAGGCTGTTTTGCACATCAAATATCCCTAACAGGGCTAAGCCAGGCAACACAGGGGACTttccagaagagctgcaggTGTTCCCAAGGGTCAGTTTTGATTAACTAGACACTATAAAACTGGTGGCACACTAACTGTTGTAAGAGCAGCTCACAATccagagctgtcctggctgtccaGCCTAAGGGCAACTACAAGGTCAGAATTTGGAGACCTGAACGTGGGTGGTTCTGGACCTCATTGCAAGCAAGAGTGGGATCGGGCAGAGCAGATGCTCTAGGAACCACCAGAAACCACAGGGGCTTATCAGGATCAGGTCAAGGAGGTTCCCTGAACTAGACCTGAAAATATCTGCAAAtggcctgcccagggaggtggtggagtcaccatccgTGGGTGTGTTTAAAACAGCCTgcatgtggcactgggtgccagggtttagttgaggtgttagggcatgggttggactcgatgatctttaaggtctcttccaacccagtgattctttgtgtgatttctgtgatcCTTCacctgtgaattctgtgaattcttgATGTCTGCCCacctctgcctccctgctggcagcacagcagctgctgaactCTGCATTCAAGTCCCATAACAAGACGTGCAGgtcagctctgggctgcctgACTCACAGTACTCACCAGCAGGCCCTGGTCATCCAGGTTGGTGATCATGTCCACCAGGTAGGTGCGGAGGGCACCCAGCTTGTGCAGAGCCTCTGTCCAGTGCACCTGCTGGGTGAGGATGCTCTGGTGTGCCCTCTCCTCCTCGGCATGcaccctctccagcagctgctgctcctcgtTCTCGCAGGCCTTCcccaccaggagcagcctctgcaccACCAGCTCCCGCGCCGCGCTGGCCGCGCTCTGCCAGGCAAGGACACAGCGGGAGCatcagccctgccccagccccagccccagctgctctgaccgtgctcctggggctcagccaTCGGTGCTACTCTGTAAACTGAGCCCACGGCACCATGTCAGCCCAAACCTGCCCACTGCCTCCTCAGCCAGCCCCAGTACCTAAGTGACACCCTGCGAGGGACAAGAGTTCTGTCCTCAGCAAATCTCCAGAGATTCACTGAGGGTGAAAACAGGAGAACAGGCTGAGacagctgggggtgctcagcctgaaggaaagacaccagggagaacttacagccccttccagtgcctaaaggggctccagaaCAGCTGGAAAGGGGCTTGGGACAAGAgagaatggcttcccactgccagagggcagggttagatggaatattgggaagaaattttccttgCAAGGGCAGTGAGgtgcacagggtgcccagagaacCTGTGGCTGCACCTGcaagtgtccaaagccaggctggatggaactTGGAGCAAGCTGGCATAGTGGGATGTGTCCCTGCCTATAGTAGGGGGTTGAAACTGAGTAgtttttaaggttccttccaaccccaaccagtctgggattctatgattctatcaCTGTCCTCTGTCCTCATCCTCAGTGACaaggaacaaataaaataaacctaGGAATTCTAAGGCACTGATCCTAGTAGGATGTGTGATTGTTGTACACTCACACCATTGTCTGTGCACATTTTCTAGGCAAATGAAGCAGGAATTCCAGGCACACCCTGGCATTCCATTTCCACAGCCGCATCCCGACGTTCCCCCCCCCCCGGGAGCTGAGCATCCCTTCCGGGAATGGcgagcagggagcaggcagggccagccccgGGGACTCACCTGGACGCCCTGGTCTTTGGCAGGCAGCACCTCGTCCACGTGCCGGGCGATGGCCGCGCTCTGCAGCTGGATCCGCTCGCAGCGCTCCACGAGCTTGTTCTGGGGCACGGAGCAGTGCGGGGATGGGTGCGGGGCTGGACGGGCCCCGAGCCCCGGCAGACACCCCACACCCACACCCGGTCCCCTGCACCACCCCACAGAGAGCCTCCATCCCCTCGGGGGACCCCGAACAGCCCCACACCCATCAggaccccacagctcccacaccTGTCGGGAGCCCTCGCAGAGAccccgtccccatccctgggtgggCCCGCAGCCGCCAGGGGCTCCTTCAGAGCACCCAGCTCCCCGTGGCAACCACCGGCACGGCCCCACCCGTGCCAAGGACCCCCGCATGGCCCCACACAGGCCCCAGGGACCCACACAGCGCCAGGGAACCCACACCCGGTCTGGGACCTCCACACCCTGCCAGGGACCCCCGCATGGCCCCACACACCCCTAGGgaccccacacagccccagggacgtCCACACCCTGCCAGGAACCTCCACACCCGGTCTGGGACCTCCACACCCTGCCAGGGACCCCCGCGGCCCAACACACCCTCAGGAACCCCACACCCCGTCCGGCACCTCCACACCCCGTCAGGGATCCCTGTGGCCCCATACTCCCACCGGGACCCCCCCACACACCCAGGGAGCCCCATATTCCCCCAGGGACGCTCATACCCACCCTGTAGCCCTTACACTCCCCGCATGCCCGCCCGGACCCCCCGTCCCGCCGGAACTCCCCAGCCCCGCACGGCCCCtctgcccccccagccccgggctccCCTcagccggcccggcccggcccggggtCCCGCCGCTCACCCGCAGCCGCTCGGCCCGGGCCATGCTGTGCCCGCACCTGCCGCGGGGGCGGCGGCTCCGCCCGGCCGCGCTCGGCGCTCCCGGCTCGGctccgccccggcccggccccgccgggagcCGGCAGCGGGCGGCGGCACGGGCGGGACGGCGCCGGGGCTGCTGAGGGTGAGGGTGAGtgtgcggcggggccgggccgggccgggccgcgggctGCCCCAGCGCAGGGACGCGGCTCTTCACAAACCTTTCCTCACAAACCCTTCCCGAGGGCTGCCTTGCCTCGCCCCTGCCAGCGGCACATGGCACTTGAGGGGCTCCCTCGGGATGCTCCCATCGAAccccacagggacacccccatcACAGGACCCAGAATGCTCCCACTGACCCTCAAAAAGCCACCCCCATCCATAGAGACCCAGGATGCTCCCATTTAACCCCATAGGGACACCCCCATCCCAGGGACCCGGAATGCTTCTATCGAACCCCACAGGGACTCCCC from Molothrus ater isolate BHLD 08-10-18 breed brown headed cowbird chromosome 20, BPBGC_Mater_1.1, whole genome shotgun sequence harbors:
- the HDHD3 gene encoding haloacid dehalogenase-like hydrolase domain-containing protein 3, whose protein sequence is MLRLRLLTWDVKDTLLRLRQPVGQSYAAEARAQGLQVQPEALGRSFREVYGAQSRRFPNYGHGQGLSSRQWWLDVVKQSFRLSGVQDEAALTKLAEKLYRDYCSSNTWELLPGAAETLSRCRQLGFRMGVVSNFDRRLEAILSHCNLRHHFEFVLTSEAAGFAKPDGRIFEQALRLGGARPEQAAHIGDDYSRDYRAARAAGMHSFLLRAAGQAEGPEVPSEHVLPTLSHLLARIEKE
- the BSPRY gene encoding B box and SPRY domain-containing protein, translating into MARAERLRNKLVERCERIQLQSAAIARHVDEVLPAKDQGVQSAASAARELVVQRLLLVGKACENEEQQLLERVHAEEERAHQSILTQQVHWTEALHKLGALRTYLVDMITNLDDQGLLRAEQEIFERTELAEGILEPQESLKLNFNQSCVQSPLLHRLWACAVLYCLTGSQEIHIDEKTLSPHLSLSEDKRTLTFSPKKAKVDSGCPERFDHWPNALATAPFHSGVCAWKVSVEQSCAYKLGVCYSSVPRKGSANEGRLGFNAASWVFSRYDKEFRFLHAGQPQPVELIKAPAEIGVLLDFAGGELLFYDPDSCTILFSHRQAFLEPVFPVFAVAHQSISLGPRV